The following DNA comes from Microbacterium foliorum.
AGAAGCGGTGATCTCCACTCGCGACGAGTTCCGTCCCGTCGGCGAGCGTGACTCTGTGTGCACGCTTCCGCGTCGACCATTTCGCCTTGATGGTCGTGCGAACGTAGCGTCGATAGCTGCCCTGTCGCTCGGTTCCGATGATCTCATCGCCGATCTCGAGTGAACTCAGAGGGCGCTGACGCCCGTCCGCGCAGAGGATCAGAGTGTCCGGCGATAGGCAGTACACACACGCATGACTGCAACCGCGGTAGGGGTTGATGGTCCACGCGAACGGCATGCGCGATGCGCCGGGAACATGGTTGAGCGCGGACTTCGACAGCACCTCATGGAAGGTCATGCCCGCGAAGTCGGGAGTGGTCACCGTGCGGAGCACACCGGTGCGCTCTTCGAGGCCGGGCAGCGCTGCGGCATCGACGTCGCCGAGTTTCTGTCCTTGCCACCGCATATCGACCATTCGAACATAGATACGATACAAGGTCAACCCGGAGTGGGACTTCTGTTCGATCGGACTTAAGGGACAATGGGAGCATGTCCTTCCCGCCGCAGCCTCAGCATGCGGCACAGCGCTCCCCGATCCGCGGACCCGCATTGCCCATCGGTCTCGCGGTCACCACGATCGGCATCCTGCTGTCGATCGCGGGCGCGCCCATCGCCACTTCGGTGCCCGCCGAGATGGCGATGCCGGAGCCGCTGGCGGTGCAGGAGGTGCCGGCGGTCGAGGTCGGCGCGACCACGGCGGCCGACCCGTGCTCAGAGCCGAGCGTGCTCGAGGCGATCGCGGTCGCCGACGATTCGGCGATCATCGCCGGCTTCGGCGGCGGCGAGAGCTTCCGTGCCGCCGTCGTCGCGGGCAATGCGCCCTGCATCGCGCTCGATGACCCCGCCCATGTCTGGGTGGTCGTGAACAAGGCGCGTCCGCTCGTGCCGGTCTCTTTCGCTCCGTCTTCGCTCGCCGACCTCCCGGTGCAGATGACGACTCGCTCCGGGCAGGCCCGGACAGATGTCGCTGCGGCGGTCGGAGAGATGGCCGACGCTGCGGCCGCCGAGGGGGCGGGGCGCATCGGCGCGAACAACGGCTACCGGTCGTACGACCTTCAGGTCGCGACTCACGCCGCGCATGTGCGCAACAGCGGCCAGGCGGGGGCGGATGCCTCGTCGGCGCGCGCCGGACACAGCGAGCACCAGACCGGGCTCGCCCTCGATCTCGTGGCCTGCGACTCGTCGTGCGGAGCCATCGAGGCGTTCGGCGCGACCGTGCAGGGCGAGTGGATCGCGGCGAACGCCTGGGAGTACGGCTTCATCGTCCGCTACGAGCAGGTCGGTTCGGGCATCACCGGGTACAAGCCCGAGCCGTGGCATCTGCGCTACCTCGGCCGTGAGCTCGCGGCCGCGTACCACCAGGGCGGATACCACACGCTGGAGGAGTTCTTCGGGCTCCCCGCTGCTCCCGATTACGCGCACTGACCGCAGAGCGACGGTCTCGAAACGGCCGGATTGCGGCATCCGACAATGGCGGTACCCAGTCCCACGGTTTGTGGGATGCATTCTCACAACGGGCTGTCGTGGTGTCGGCGACCCGGCATAGAATCGCCGGAGCAATGACGCACGAACGTTCGGGAGGACGCCATGGAACGCGACATCTACGAAGAGGATCACGAGGCATTCCGCGACCTCGTCAAGGACTTCGTCAAGCGCCACGTGAACAACGAGGCCATCGAACGCTGGGACGCCGCGGGTGAGATCGACCGGGCGACCATGCTGGCGGCCGGCGAGGCGGGCCTGATCGGTCTGTCCGTGCCCGAGGAGTTCGGCGGCGCCGGCATGCTGCAGGACTACCGATTCCGCACCATCGTGATGGAGGAGGTCATCGCGTCGGGCGCAGGTTCGCTGGCGGGTGCCTTCGGCATCCAGGACGATCTGGCGGTGCCGTACCTCGTGCACATGGGCACGCAGGAGCAGAAGGAGAAGTGGCTGCCCCGCATGGCCACCGGTGAGGTTCTGGGCGCGCTCGCCATGACCGACCCCGGCGCCGGCTCGGACCTGCGCGGCATCAAGACCAACGCCAAGAAGGTCGAGGGCGGCTACATCCTCAACGGCGCCAAGACGTTCATCTCCTCCGGCTCGACGGCCGACGTCGTCGTGACCTTCGTCAAGACCGGCGAGGGCAATCGCCCCGACGCGTTTAGCCTGCTGCTCGTGGAGAAGGGCATGGAGGGCTTCGACCAGGGCAAGAAGCTCAGCAAGATGGGCTTTCACGGCTGGGACACGGCAGAGCTCAGCTTCACCGACGTGTTCATCCCCGACGAGAACCTGATCAGCGGCAAGGAGGGTCAGGGCTTCATCCAGCTGATGCTGAATCTGCCGCTCGAGCGTCTGTCGATCGGTGTGGCCGCGGCCGCAGCCGCCCAGGCGGCGCTCGACTGGACCGTCGCGTACACGAAGGACCGTGAGGCATTCGGCGAGCGCATCGCCGACTTCCAGAACACCCGCTTCCGTCTCGCCGACATGGCGGCGACCACCGATGCGATGTGGGCCTACATCGACCGCGCGCTGCTCGCCTACAAGAACAGCACGCTCACCGCCGAGGACGCCGCGAAGGTCAAGTTCTGGGCGACCGAGCGCGAGTGGGAGGTGCTCGACATCGGCGTGCAGCTGCACGGC
Coding sequences within:
- a CDS encoding acyl-CoA dehydrogenase family protein; translation: MERDIYEEDHEAFRDLVKDFVKRHVNNEAIERWDAAGEIDRATMLAAGEAGLIGLSVPEEFGGAGMLQDYRFRTIVMEEVIASGAGSLAGAFGIQDDLAVPYLVHMGTQEQKEKWLPRMATGEVLGALAMTDPGAGSDLRGIKTNAKKVEGGYILNGAKTFISSGSTADVVVTFVKTGEGNRPDAFSLLLVEKGMEGFDQGKKLSKMGFHGWDTAELSFTDVFIPDENLISGKEGQGFIQLMLNLPLERLSIGVAAAAAAQAALDWTVAYTKDREAFGERIADFQNTRFRLADMAATTDAMWAYIDRALLAYKNSTLTAEDAAKVKFWATEREWEVLDIGVQLHGGYGYIMEYPIARAFTDARVHRIYGGTNEIMRDLVGRQIVGKR
- a CDS encoding M15 family metallopeptidase; translation: MSFPPQPQHAAQRSPIRGPALPIGLAVTTIGILLSIAGAPIATSVPAEMAMPEPLAVQEVPAVEVGATTAADPCSEPSVLEAIAVADDSAIIAGFGGGESFRAAVVAGNAPCIALDDPAHVWVVVNKARPLVPVSFAPSSLADLPVQMTTRSGQARTDVAAAVGEMADAAAAEGAGRIGANNGYRSYDLQVATHAAHVRNSGQAGADASSARAGHSEHQTGLALDLVACDSSCGAIEAFGATVQGEWIAANAWEYGFIVRYEQVGSGITGYKPEPWHLRYLGRELAAAYHQGGYHTLEEFFGLPAAPDYAH